The following are encoded in a window of Streptomyces sp. 11x1 genomic DNA:
- a CDS encoding aminoglycoside phosphotransferase family protein → MDEARARDVVVAAGVLPGAAGKARLLALGENAVFAAGDLVVKVGRDAELLDRARREVRIAEWLAAQGVPAVRPAEPDALLVEGHPVTVWHRLPDPVRPAGPRDLAELLRPVHALPTPAFALPRRELLGGVERWLRLAGDAIDPADAAYLRERRDGFEAAAAALTPRLPRGPIHGDALPRNVHIGPDGPVLVDLETFSGDLREHDLVVMALSHDRYGLPTQEYDAFTAAYGWDVREWDGCSVLRSARETASCAWVAQHAPSDPKALAEFERRVASLRDGDETVRWYPF, encoded by the coding sequence ATGGACGAGGCTCGGGCCCGGGACGTGGTGGTCGCGGCCGGCGTGCTGCCCGGTGCGGCCGGAAAGGCGCGGCTGCTCGCGCTGGGCGAGAACGCGGTGTTCGCCGCCGGTGACCTGGTGGTGAAGGTGGGCCGTGACGCCGAACTCCTCGACCGGGCCCGGCGCGAGGTGCGCATCGCGGAGTGGCTGGCCGCGCAGGGTGTCCCGGCGGTGCGGCCCGCCGAGCCGGATGCCCTGCTCGTCGAGGGACACCCGGTGACGGTGTGGCACCGCCTGCCCGATCCCGTACGCCCCGCGGGGCCGCGTGATTTGGCTGAACTCCTTCGCCCGGTCCACGCCCTCCCCACCCCCGCCTTCGCCCTTCCCCGCCGTGAACTGCTGGGCGGTGTGGAGCGCTGGCTGCGGCTCGCCGGTGACGCGATCGACCCGGCGGACGCGGCGTATCTCCGGGAACGTCGGGACGGCTTCGAGGCGGCCGCGGCCGCTCTCACCCCGCGTCTGCCCCGGGGCCCGATCCACGGCGACGCGCTCCCCCGCAACGTGCACATCGGCCCGGACGGCCCGGTCCTCGTCGATCTGGAGACCTTCTCCGGTGACCTCCGCGAGCACGACCTCGTCGTCATGGCCCTCTCCCACGACCGCTACGGCCTGCCGACGCAGGAGTACGACGCCTTCACGGCCGCCTACGGCTGGGACGTACGGGAGTGGGACGGCTGCTCAGTGCTGCGGAGTGCCCGTGAGACGGCCAGCTGCGCCTGGGTCGCGCAGCACGCGCCGAGCGACCCCAAGGCGCTGGCCGAGTTCGAACGCCGCGTCGCCTCGCTGCGCGACGGGGACGAGACGGTTCGCTGGTATCCGTTCTGA
- a CDS encoding SAV2148 family HEPN domain-containing protein codes for MGSGGLELPPGDAGDTGHEGDPTDVPPGAVSLARPMERGSIGPELDWNADAWLEVRTRAQRAGRAYIWLNLVEQRLRAVVAAVLRPIYEPVHGDDWVVAAAGPAGQEWVQRAVAVREVSRRKGYLLDPADDNVLSFLTLPQLRELMVQHWPCFEPYVDERRDVELALDELEVTRNVVSRNRALSEAVLAQAERASAKLLEILGAGSDVPSARRLPVDAVEDLVGDRYADVVGVHPDRVRLLRQFPAEDLFGGARRLDAIGIGLNLLVQNFSGRRLVRLAESGCRVRLLFLNPASSAVKRRERELGIKRGELSRAVEMNILHMRRVRSRLRDPGAFEIQVFDETPRFTAYLVDGDGTDGVAVVQTYLRRTRGMEAPVLVLRGGNRVLKADENGEVGLFDTYREEFEVAWADSRPVS; via the coding sequence GTGGGCTCGGGAGGGCTGGAGTTGCCTCCTGGTGACGCGGGCGACACGGGTCACGAGGGGGACCCCACGGATGTCCCACCCGGCGCGGTGTCCCTGGCGCGGCCGATGGAGCGGGGCTCCATCGGCCCTGAACTGGACTGGAACGCCGACGCCTGGCTCGAAGTGCGCACGCGCGCCCAGCGGGCCGGCCGTGCCTACATCTGGCTGAACCTCGTCGAGCAGCGGCTGCGCGCCGTGGTGGCCGCCGTGCTGCGGCCCATCTACGAGCCCGTCCACGGCGACGACTGGGTGGTCGCCGCCGCCGGACCCGCCGGACAGGAGTGGGTGCAGCGAGCCGTAGCGGTCCGCGAGGTCAGCCGCCGCAAGGGCTATCTGCTCGACCCGGCCGACGACAACGTGCTGAGCTTCCTCACCCTGCCGCAGCTGCGTGAGCTGATGGTGCAGCACTGGCCCTGCTTCGAGCCGTACGTCGACGAGCGGCGCGACGTGGAACTGGCCCTGGACGAGCTGGAGGTCACCCGCAACGTCGTCTCCCGCAACCGGGCCCTGTCCGAGGCCGTCCTCGCCCAGGCCGAGCGTGCCTCCGCGAAGCTGCTGGAGATCCTGGGCGCCGGCAGCGACGTGCCCTCCGCGCGCCGGCTGCCCGTCGACGCGGTCGAGGACCTCGTCGGCGACCGGTACGCGGACGTCGTCGGCGTCCACCCCGACCGGGTGCGGCTGCTGCGACAGTTCCCCGCCGAGGACCTCTTCGGCGGGGCCCGCCGCCTGGACGCCATCGGCATAGGCCTGAACCTCCTCGTGCAGAACTTCTCCGGGCGGCGGCTGGTCCGGCTCGCCGAGTCCGGCTGCCGCGTGCGGTTGCTCTTCCTCAACCCCGCCTCCAGCGCCGTGAAGCGGCGTGAGCGTGAACTCGGCATAAAGCGCGGCGAGTTGAGCCGTGCCGTGGAGATGAACATCCTCCATATGCGCCGGGTCCGCTCCCGGCTGCGCGACCCCGGCGCCTTCGAGATCCAGGTCTTCGACGAGACCCCGCGCTTCACCGCGTACCTCGTCGACGGCGACGGCACGGACGGGGTCGCGGTCGTCCAGACCTATCTGCGGCGCACCCGGGGCATGGAGGCGCCCGTCCTCGTCCTGCGCGGCGGCAACCGGGTCCTCAAGGCGGACGAGAACGGCGAAGTCGGCCTTTTCGATACATACCGCGAGGAGTTCGAAGTGGCGTGGGCGGACTCCCGACCGGTGTCGTGA
- a CDS encoding transposase, whose product MSRFRMYPSRAQAERMLTHCAHARYVWNLAVEQHAHWRRWRKSAPGFAEQCRQLTEARRENEWLGSGNVAVQQQALKDFARAKNARFTSGFGEPTWRRKHVHEGFRGIGTDRVPKHHADGSPRLNAKTGKQVMGRSVVVQRLNRRWAQVRVPGCGWVRFRLSAKGKGAKLPDAKTFRVTFRNGQWHIAFAVIPGPVEGPGTGGVTGIDRGVTITAALSDGRKLNCPQLTVKEGAQIRKHQRRATRAPKGSSEKAAEYAKVARLKARETNRRKDWCEKTSTMLARSYGLIRFEKLNIKTMTRSAKGTVERPGRQVAQKSGLNRAILAQGWGLLRQRTGHKAPGRVEDVPAPYTSLRCSACGWIDKNSRKSQAGFVCSSCGFTCNADTNASINIAAGQGGIPRPRRTAGAGGVTTATSRSSAREPQPI is encoded by the coding sequence ATGTCACGATTCCGGATGTATCCGTCGCGCGCGCAGGCCGAGCGGATGCTCACGCACTGCGCGCACGCCCGGTACGTGTGGAATCTCGCTGTCGAGCAGCATGCGCACTGGCGGCGGTGGCGTAAGAGCGCGCCGGGTTTCGCGGAGCAGTGCCGTCAGCTGACCGAGGCCCGGCGGGAGAACGAGTGGCTGGGGTCGGGGAACGTGGCTGTGCAGCAGCAGGCGTTGAAGGATTTCGCCCGGGCCAAGAACGCCCGGTTCACTTCGGGGTTCGGTGAGCCGACCTGGCGCAGGAAGCACGTCCACGAGGGCTTCCGGGGCATCGGCACCGACCGCGTACCGAAACACCACGCGGACGGGTCGCCCAGGCTGAACGCGAAGACCGGCAAGCAGGTCATGGGCCGCTCAGTGGTCGTGCAGAGGCTGAACCGGCGGTGGGCGCAGGTCAGGGTGCCCGGCTGCGGCTGGGTCCGCTTCCGCCTCAGCGCAAAGGGCAAAGGCGCGAAGCTGCCCGACGCCAAGACGTTCCGGGTCACCTTCCGCAACGGCCAGTGGCACATCGCGTTCGCCGTGATCCCCGGCCCGGTCGAGGGGCCGGGCACGGGCGGGGTGACCGGCATCGACCGGGGCGTCACGATCACCGCCGCCCTCTCCGACGGACGGAAGCTGAACTGCCCCCAGCTCACCGTCAAGGAAGGCGCACAGATCCGCAAACACCAGCGGCGGGCGACCCGCGCGCCCAAGGGCAGCTCGGAGAAGGCGGCCGAGTACGCGAAGGTGGCCAGGCTCAAGGCACGGGAGACGAACCGGCGCAAGGACTGGTGCGAGAAGACCAGCACCATGCTCGCCCGCTCCTACGGCCTTATCCGGTTCGAGAAGCTGAACATCAAGACGATGACCCGCTCCGCGAAGGGGACCGTGGAGCGGCCCGGCCGGCAGGTGGCGCAGAAGTCCGGCCTGAACCGGGCGATCCTGGCCCAGGGCTGGGGGCTGCTGCGGCAGCGCACCGGGCACAAGGCCCCCGGCCGGGTCGAGGACGTTCCCGCCCCCTACACCAGCCTGCGGTGCAGTGCCTGTGGATGGATCGACAAGAACTCGCGCAAGAGCCAAGCCGGGTTCGTCTGTTCCTCCTGCGGCTTCACCTGCAACGCGGACACCAACGCCAGTATCAACATCGCGGCAGGACAGGGCGGAATCCCCCGCCCCCGGCGCACAGCCGGTGCCGGAGGGGTGACAACGGCCACCAGCCGTTCGAGCGCCCGTGAACCTCAGCCCATATGA
- a CDS encoding 3'-5' exonuclease — protein MGWHRQLLIGFDLETTGTDPREARIVTGAVIEVKDGEPVGHREWLADPGMEIPEEAVAVHGITNARATAEGRPADQVADAIADVLVSYWRTGVPVVAYNAAFDLTLLSAELRRYALPSLRDRLGGLDPAPVVDPYTIDRSVERYRRGKRNLEAVCGEYGVPLDAAHNACADALAAARLARAIAQRHPKVAALGPAELHRRQIEWYAEWAADFQAFLRRKGNPEAVVDALWPLRELEDETV, from the coding sequence ATGGGTTGGCACCGGCAGCTGCTGATCGGCTTCGACCTGGAGACCACCGGGACGGACCCGCGCGAGGCGCGCATCGTCACGGGCGCGGTCATCGAGGTCAAGGACGGGGAGCCGGTCGGACACCGGGAATGGCTCGCCGACCCGGGCATGGAGATCCCGGAGGAGGCGGTGGCGGTGCACGGCATCACCAACGCCCGTGCGACGGCCGAGGGCAGACCCGCCGACCAGGTCGCCGACGCCATCGCCGACGTCCTCGTCTCCTACTGGAGGACGGGCGTCCCGGTCGTGGCGTACAACGCGGCCTTCGATCTGACCCTGCTCTCCGCCGAACTGCGCCGGTACGCCCTGCCGTCCCTGCGCGACCGGCTCGGCGGACTCGACCCGGCGCCCGTCGTCGACCCCTACACGATCGACCGCTCCGTCGAGCGCTACCGCCGGGGCAAGCGCAACCTCGAAGCGGTCTGCGGCGAGTACGGCGTCCCCCTGGACGCCGCGCACAACGCCTGCGCCGACGCCCTGGCCGCCGCCCGCCTCGCCCGTGCGATAGCCCAGCGCCACCCGAAGGTCGCCGCCCTCGGCCCGGCCGAGCTGCACCGCCGCCAGATCGAGTGGTACGCGGAGTGGGCCGCCGATTTCCAGGCGTTCCTCCGCCGCAAGGGCAACCCGGAAGCGGTCGTGGACGCGCTCTGGCCGCTGCGCGAACTGGAGGACGAAACGGTATGA
- a CDS encoding GNAT family N-acetyltransferase: MNADEISLREVRDSDLPFFWSHARDPEAQRIAAFTGEYHSDRELFDGHWAKIRANPDILARTVVAGGEVVGNAAVYGPPDEREVTYWIDRAHWGRGIATAALAALIALDPTRPLYARAAADNTGSVRVLQKCGFVVTGHERGFALARDAEIDEVELILRAG, from the coding sequence ATGAACGCCGACGAGATCTCCCTGCGCGAAGTACGCGACAGCGACCTGCCGTTCTTCTGGAGCCACGCCCGTGACCCCGAGGCGCAGCGGATCGCCGCTTTCACCGGTGAGTACCACTCCGACCGGGAGCTGTTCGACGGTCACTGGGCGAAGATCCGTGCCAACCCCGACATCCTGGCGCGCACGGTGGTCGCCGGTGGCGAGGTCGTCGGCAACGCGGCGGTCTACGGCCCGCCGGACGAACGCGAGGTCACCTACTGGATCGACCGCGCCCACTGGGGCCGAGGTATCGCCACCGCCGCCCTCGCCGCGCTGATCGCCCTCGACCCGACCCGTCCGCTGTACGCCCGCGCCGCCGCCGACAACACGGGCTCGGTCCGCGTCCTCCAGAAGTGCGGCTTCGTCGTCACGGGCCATGAGCGCGGCTTCGCCCTGGCCCGCGACGCCGAGATCGACGAGGTGGAGCTCATACTCCGGGCCGGCTAG